Proteins from one Nakamurella multipartita DSM 44233 genomic window:
- the thrS gene encoding threonine--tRNA ligase: MSSAPTAPPAPSVRVPAGTTAGSAVRAAGLPSSGPQAVVVVRDADGRLRDLSWSPDGDVDVEPVGADTEDGRSVIRHSAAHVLAQAVQDKFPDAKLGIGPPIKDGFYYDFDVDRPFTPDDLADLEKRMRKIIKSGQRFARRVVDSPAAARAELAAEPYKLELIDLKSDAAVDGSADEAVEVGAGELTIYDNLHAHTGDRVWGDLCRGPHVPTTRAIPAFQLLRSAAAYWRGSEKNPQLQRIYGTAWESAEALEAYQQWHAEAERRDHRKLGVELDLFSFPDELGSGLPVFHPKGGIIRKELEDYSRAKHIAAGYSFVYTPHITKAKLYEISGHLDWYADGMFPAMHLDAELGPDGEVRKPGQDYYLKPMNCPMHDLIFRSRGRSYRELPLRMFEFGAVYRYEKSGVIHGLTRVRGMTQDDAHIFCTREQMRDELTSLLRFVLELLADYGLDDYYLELSTRNEDKYVGTDENWAVATETLAEVARESGLDLVDDPGGAAFYGPKISVQARDALGRTWQMSTIQLDFNLPERFELEYTGPDGSKQRPVMIHRALFGSVERFFGVLTEHYAGAFPAWLSPVQVVGIPVADAFGDYLQDVVDQLVARGIRAEADHSDDRMQKKIRTHTTAKVPFLLLAGEKDVAAGAVSFRFRDGTQINGVPAAAAVQAIVDWVGQRRNDAPTAAAFEALRPAPAAPADGADG; the protein is encoded by the coding sequence GTGTCCAGCGCACCCACCGCCCCACCCGCCCCGAGCGTGAGGGTCCCGGCGGGCACGACTGCCGGCTCGGCGGTCCGCGCGGCCGGCCTGCCCAGCTCCGGGCCGCAGGCGGTGGTCGTGGTCCGGGACGCCGACGGCCGGCTGCGCGACCTGTCCTGGAGCCCCGACGGGGACGTCGACGTCGAGCCGGTTGGCGCCGACACCGAGGACGGCCGCTCGGTCATCCGGCACTCGGCCGCCCACGTGCTGGCCCAGGCCGTCCAGGACAAGTTCCCGGACGCCAAGCTGGGCATCGGCCCGCCCATCAAGGACGGCTTCTACTACGACTTCGACGTCGACCGGCCGTTCACCCCGGACGATCTGGCCGACCTGGAAAAGCGGATGCGCAAGATCATCAAGTCCGGGCAGCGGTTCGCCCGGCGGGTGGTCGACTCGCCCGCGGCGGCCCGCGCCGAACTGGCCGCCGAGCCCTACAAGCTCGAGCTGATCGATCTGAAATCCGATGCCGCGGTTGATGGTTCGGCCGACGAGGCGGTCGAGGTCGGCGCCGGCGAGCTGACCATCTACGACAACCTGCACGCGCACACCGGGGACCGGGTGTGGGGCGATCTGTGTCGCGGTCCGCACGTGCCGACCACCCGGGCCATCCCGGCTTTCCAGCTGCTGCGCAGCGCCGCCGCCTACTGGCGGGGCAGCGAGAAGAACCCGCAGCTGCAGCGCATCTACGGCACCGCCTGGGAATCGGCGGAGGCGCTGGAGGCCTACCAGCAGTGGCACGCCGAGGCCGAGCGCCGAGACCACCGCAAGTTGGGCGTCGAGCTGGACCTGTTCTCGTTCCCGGACGAGCTCGGCTCGGGGCTACCGGTGTTCCACCCCAAGGGCGGCATCATCCGCAAGGAGCTCGAGGACTACTCGCGGGCCAAGCACATCGCCGCCGGGTACTCGTTCGTCTACACCCCGCACATCACCAAGGCCAAGCTGTACGAGATCTCCGGGCACCTGGACTGGTACGCCGACGGCATGTTCCCGGCGATGCACCTGGATGCCGAGCTCGGCCCGGACGGTGAGGTCCGCAAGCCCGGCCAGGACTACTACCTCAAGCCGATGAACTGCCCGATGCACGACCTGATCTTCCGCTCGCGCGGGCGCTCCTACCGGGAGCTGCCGCTGCGGATGTTCGAGTTCGGCGCCGTCTACCGGTACGAGAAGTCCGGCGTCATCCACGGTCTGACCCGGGTGCGGGGGATGACCCAGGACGACGCGCACATCTTCTGCACCCGCGAGCAGATGCGCGACGAGCTGACCAGCCTGCTGCGGTTCGTGCTGGAGCTGCTGGCCGACTACGGGCTGGACGACTACTACCTGGAGCTGTCCACCCGCAACGAGGACAAGTACGTCGGCACCGACGAGAACTGGGCGGTGGCTACCGAGACCCTCGCCGAGGTCGCTCGGGAGTCCGGTCTGGACCTGGTCGACGACCCGGGCGGGGCCGCGTTCTACGGGCCCAAGATCTCGGTGCAGGCCCGGGATGCGCTCGGCCGGACCTGGCAGATGTCCACCATCCAGCTCGATTTCAACCTGCCGGAGCGGTTCGAGCTGGAATACACCGGGCCGGACGGCAGCAAGCAGCGGCCGGTGATGATCCACCGGGCGCTGTTCGGCTCGGTGGAACGGTTCTTCGGCGTGCTCACCGAGCACTACGCGGGCGCCTTCCCGGCCTGGCTCTCGCCGGTGCAGGTGGTCGGCATCCCGGTCGCCGACGCGTTCGGCGATTACCTGCAGGACGTGGTCGACCAGCTGGTGGCCCGCGGGATCCGGGCCGAAGCCGACCATTCCGACGACCGGATGCAGAAGAAGATCCGCACCCACACCACCGCCAAGGTCCCGTTCCTGCTGCTGGCCGGGGAGAAGGACGTGGCCGCCGGTGCGGTCTCGTTCCGGTTCCGGGACGGCACCCAGATCAACGGGGTGCCGGCCGCGGCCGCGGTGCAGGCCATCGTGGACTGGGTCGGCCAGCGGCGCAACGACGCGCCGACCGCCGCCGCATTCGAGGCGCTGCGGCCGGCCCCGGCCGCGCCGGCCGACGGCGCGGATGGCTGA
- a CDS encoding TerC family protein, whose product MTVPLWGWAAFGAVVLIMLTIDLLAHRGAHIIKFKEAAIWSAVWVGLSLIFAVVIFFTLGADPAVDFTTAWLLEKSLSVDNLFVFALIFAYFKVPREYQHRVLFYGVIGALVFRGIFLALGVAIVSTFTAVLFVFGAILIYSAIKLLKDDDESIDPGKSFAVRLLRKLVPVSDEYRGTKFFYKEAGKRIATPLLAVVVAIEAADLIFAVDSVPAVLAVSDNTFIIYSSNAFAILGLRALYFLLAGMLKKFHYLGKGLAFILAFIGVKLFLQAGHKVINPAIPEIPSLVSLGVIVVALTVAIVMSLLRPLPPESDDESGELVSAEPATGHGSIEAGEPVPAEASRSAAPGEPVRTAPPAGT is encoded by the coding sequence GTGACCGTTCCGCTTTGGGGCTGGGCCGCCTTCGGCGCCGTGGTCCTGATCATGCTCACTATCGATCTGCTCGCCCATCGAGGCGCGCACATCATCAAGTTCAAGGAAGCCGCGATCTGGAGCGCCGTCTGGGTCGGCCTCTCACTGATCTTCGCGGTCGTCATCTTCTTCACCCTGGGCGCCGACCCCGCCGTCGACTTCACCACCGCCTGGTTGCTCGAGAAGTCCCTCAGCGTCGACAACCTGTTCGTCTTCGCGCTGATCTTCGCCTACTTCAAGGTGCCTCGTGAGTACCAGCACCGGGTGCTGTTCTACGGCGTCATCGGTGCGCTGGTCTTCCGCGGCATCTTCCTGGCCCTGGGCGTCGCGATCGTCTCCACCTTCACCGCCGTGCTGTTCGTCTTCGGCGCCATCCTGATCTACAGCGCCATCAAGCTGCTCAAGGATGACGACGAGAGCATCGACCCGGGCAAGAGCTTCGCCGTGCGGTTGCTGCGCAAGCTGGTGCCGGTCTCCGACGAGTACCGCGGCACCAAGTTCTTCTACAAGGAGGCGGGCAAGCGCATCGCCACCCCGCTGCTGGCCGTGGTCGTCGCCATCGAGGCCGCCGACCTGATCTTCGCGGTGGACAGCGTGCCGGCCGTGCTGGCGGTCAGCGACAACACCTTCATCATCTACTCCAGCAACGCGTTCGCCATCCTGGGCCTGCGCGCCCTGTACTTCCTGCTCGCCGGCATGCTCAAGAAGTTCCACTACCTGGGCAAGGGTCTGGCGTTCATCCTCGCCTTCATCGGCGTGAAGCTGTTCCTGCAGGCCGGTCACAAGGTCATCAACCCGGCCATCCCGGAGATCCCGTCGCTGGTCTCGCTGGGCGTCATCGTGGTGGCCCTGACCGTCGCGATCGTGATGTCGCTGCTGCGGCCACTGCCGCCGGAGTCCGACGACGAGTCGGGCGAGCTGGTGTCGGCCGAGCCGGCCACCGGCCACGGCTCGATCGAGGCGGGCGAACCGGTCCCGGCCGAGGCGTCGCGCTCGGCGGCTCCGGGTGAACCGGTCCGAACCGCACCGCCTGCGGGGACGTGA
- a CDS encoding PucR family transcriptional regulator: protein MPTTSPDPRRAIAAAAVRDAGVADEELLGDFIATLAATVAAGERLPRAARRRCADSGRRAAVSGVPLRALLDLHLSVAWRLWRHVAPADDPQDPVQSVVRAGEVMLRAIDDAVAALTEGYQLARRQVVAEQAAARREFVDDLLLGGAQAAVGLAERAGEFGLNLAGPHAVVVVRAQRPFVESSPLTSMLERSLMGAKADADALVTTKDDALVVVFAAPDRAAVDQVVSALTANLPAPEAEAGVRLHRVAAVGAWRMGVGRAHPGPAGVGQSYAEAIDALALGQRLGLPEPVVDAADLLLYRVLVRDEAAMRELVDAVLAPLVGARGGAEPLLQTLDAYFGAGGNATLAARSLHLSVRALTYRLAKIADLTGRDPVDPRHRLELQTALVGARLLGMTGT, encoded by the coding sequence ATGCCGACGACGTCGCCCGACCCCAGGCGGGCCATCGCCGCGGCCGCGGTGCGCGATGCCGGGGTGGCCGACGAGGAGCTGCTCGGGGACTTCATCGCCACCCTGGCGGCCACCGTGGCCGCCGGTGAACGGCTGCCCCGGGCGGCCCGGCGCCGGTGCGCGGACAGCGGCCGGCGGGCCGCGGTCTCCGGGGTGCCGCTGCGGGCGCTGCTGGATCTGCACCTGTCGGTCGCCTGGCGGCTCTGGCGGCACGTCGCCCCGGCCGACGATCCGCAGGACCCCGTGCAGTCGGTCGTCCGGGCCGGCGAGGTGATGCTGCGGGCCATCGACGACGCGGTCGCCGCGCTGACCGAGGGCTACCAGCTGGCCCGGCGTCAGGTGGTGGCCGAGCAGGCCGCGGCCCGCCGGGAGTTCGTCGACGACCTGCTGCTCGGCGGCGCCCAGGCCGCCGTCGGGCTGGCCGAACGGGCCGGCGAGTTCGGGCTGAATCTGGCCGGTCCGCACGCGGTCGTCGTCGTCCGGGCGCAGCGGCCGTTCGTCGAGTCCTCGCCGCTGACCTCGATGCTGGAGCGATCCCTGATGGGCGCCAAAGCCGACGCCGACGCGCTGGTCACCACCAAGGACGATGCCCTGGTCGTGGTGTTCGCCGCGCCCGACCGGGCCGCGGTCGACCAGGTGGTGAGCGCCCTGACCGCCAACCTGCCGGCGCCCGAGGCCGAGGCCGGTGTCCGGCTGCACCGGGTGGCCGCCGTCGGCGCCTGGCGAATGGGCGTCGGCCGCGCCCACCCGGGGCCGGCCGGGGTCGGCCAGTCCTACGCCGAGGCGATCGACGCGCTGGCCCTGGGTCAGCGGCTGGGCCTGCCGGAACCGGTGGTCGACGCCGCCGACCTGTTGCTGTACCGGGTGCTGGTGCGTGACGAGGCGGCCATGCGGGAACTCGTCGACGCCGTGCTGGCCCCGCTGGTCGGGGCCCGCGGCGGGGCCGAGCCGCTGCTGCAGACTCTGGACGCCTACTTCGGCGCCGGCGGCAACGCGACCCTGGCCGCGCGCTCGTTGCACCTGTCGGTGCGGGCCCTGACCTACCGGCTGGCCAAGATCGCCGATCTGACCGGGCGCGACCCGGTCGACCCCCGGCACCGGCTGGAGCTGCAGACCGCCCTGGTCGGGGCGCGTCTGCTCGGGATGACCGGAACATGA
- a CDS encoding fructosamine kinase family protein — translation MSLADPAPTEPDWPAGLPRPVRERALPGGFIGRTAQAELADGRTVVIKRCPYPAAQEADGLRALAQAGVPVPAVLGVGERVLVLDRVQGEPDWAGLGRAVARMHRCTADRFGWPIENFHGRFPQDNTWTTHWPTFYVRHRVAPQLARADLPGQLRERIERACAGPLPDLLRPDPPASLTHGDLWPGNMIDGRWLVDPAVSYADRELDLAYLSLSSEVPAEFTAAYRAEYPPDPGFEERRPALLLHKHLVNVRHFGDRALPRLWSLLEHYDW, via the coding sequence GTGAGCCTCGCCGACCCCGCCCCGACCGAGCCCGACTGGCCGGCCGGGTTGCCCCGCCCGGTGCGCGAGCGGGCCCTGCCGGGCGGGTTCATCGGCCGCACCGCGCAGGCCGAGCTGGCCGACGGCCGGACGGTGGTGATCAAGCGCTGCCCCTACCCGGCGGCCCAGGAGGCCGACGGGCTGCGGGCACTGGCGCAGGCCGGGGTTCCGGTGCCGGCGGTGCTGGGGGTCGGTGAACGGGTACTGGTGCTCGACCGGGTGCAGGGTGAGCCGGACTGGGCGGGCCTGGGCCGGGCGGTGGCCCGGATGCATCGCTGCACCGCCGACCGGTTCGGCTGGCCGATCGAGAACTTCCACGGCCGCTTCCCGCAGGACAACACGTGGACGACGCACTGGCCCACGTTCTACGTGCGGCACCGGGTGGCGCCGCAGCTGGCCCGCGCCGACCTGCCGGGGCAGCTGCGGGAGCGGATCGAGCGGGCCTGCGCCGGACCGTTGCCGGACTTGCTGCGACCGGATCCGCCCGCGTCGCTGACCCACGGCGACCTGTGGCCGGGCAACATGATCGACGGCCGGTGGCTGGTCGACCCGGCCGTCAGCTACGCCGACCGCGAGCTGGATCTGGCCTACCTGAGCCTGTCCAGCGAGGTGCCGGCGGAGTTCACCGCCGCCTACCGGGCCGAGTACCCGCCCGACCCCGGCTTCGAGGAGCGCCGCCCGGCGTTGCTGCTGCACAAGCATCTGGTCAACGTGCGGCACTTCGGCGACCGCGCCCTGCCCCGGTTGTGGTCGCTGCTGGAGCACTACGACTGGTAG
- a CDS encoding diacylglycerol/lipid kinase family protein — MPDHSPSRSTPAQRWQARGAFAAWIAALIVLIATEGAIGLTLLVIGLLGSLLVIVGGYLFLARRGLLRGLGMFLAMATVVAVLVVFIRQNAIVVALIAIALLVVGGAAAHAALRTRIPPWMPSVRTPPPRRPFIVMNPRSGGGKVVKFDLQRKAQAMGAEVVLLEGPGHVDVAAIVRDAVDRGADLLGVAGGDGTQALVAGICAEHDVPLLVISAGTRNHFALDLGLDRDDPSTCLAALTDGEEVKVDLGMIADRPFVNNASFGAYAQIVQSPEYRDNKNRTILAMLPDLLDPTQGSRLTVRTGARTITDQQAVLVSNNPYGSGRLRDLGRRERIDQGELGVVAGHVASAAEAAALLRRSQYRTVTTLVGDGDVVIDVDRSDGTPAVAEIPVGVDGEALTVPAPVRCSIRPKALRVRIPRVRPGVPVSPEPIDWQRLVALALGR; from the coding sequence ATGCCAGACCACTCGCCCAGCCGTTCGACCCCCGCCCAGCGGTGGCAGGCCCGGGGGGCCTTCGCCGCCTGGATCGCCGCGCTGATCGTGCTCATCGCCACCGAGGGCGCGATCGGGCTGACCCTGCTGGTGATCGGGCTGCTCGGCTCGCTGCTGGTGATCGTCGGCGGGTACCTGTTCCTGGCCCGGCGCGGCCTGCTGCGCGGGCTGGGCATGTTCCTGGCCATGGCCACGGTCGTCGCCGTGCTGGTCGTCTTCATCCGGCAGAACGCGATTGTCGTCGCGCTCATCGCCATCGCCCTGCTGGTCGTCGGCGGCGCGGCCGCCCACGCGGCCCTGCGCACCCGGATCCCGCCGTGGATGCCGAGCGTGCGCACCCCGCCGCCGCGCCGGCCGTTCATCGTGATGAACCCGCGCTCGGGCGGTGGCAAGGTCGTCAAGTTCGACCTCCAGCGCAAGGCGCAGGCGATGGGCGCCGAGGTGGTGCTGCTGGAGGGGCCGGGTCACGTGGACGTCGCCGCGATCGTGCGCGACGCCGTCGACCGGGGCGCCGACCTGCTCGGCGTCGCCGGCGGTGACGGCACCCAGGCGCTGGTCGCCGGGATCTGCGCCGAGCATGACGTCCCGCTGCTGGTGATCAGTGCCGGCACCCGCAACCACTTCGCGCTCGACCTGGGCCTGGACCGGGACGACCCGTCGACGTGCCTGGCCGCGCTGACCGACGGCGAGGAGGTCAAGGTCGACCTGGGCATGATCGCCGACCGGCCGTTCGTCAACAACGCATCCTTCGGCGCCTACGCGCAGATCGTGCAGAGCCCCGAGTACCGCGACAACAAGAACCGCACCATCCTGGCCATGCTGCCGGACCTGCTCGATCCCACCCAGGGCAGCCGGCTGACCGTCCGGACCGGCGCGCGGACGATCACCGACCAGCAGGCCGTGCTGGTCAGCAACAACCCCTACGGTTCGGGCCGGCTGCGCGACCTGGGCCGGCGGGAGCGGATCGACCAGGGCGAGCTCGGCGTGGTCGCCGGGCACGTGGCCAGTGCCGCCGAGGCCGCGGCCCTGCTGCGCCGGTCGCAGTACCGCACGGTCACCACGCTCGTCGGTGACGGCGACGTGGTCATCGACGTCGACCGTTCGGACGGGACGCCGGCGGTCGCGGAGATCCCGGTGGGGGTGGACGGCGAGGCGCTGACCGTGCCCGCCCCGGTCCGGTGCTCGATCCGGCCCAAGGCCCTGCGGGTGCGGATCCCGCGGGTTCGGCCCGGGGTGCCGGTCTCGCCGGAGCCGATCGACTGGCAGCGGCTGGTCGCGCTGGCGCTGGGCCGGTAG
- a CDS encoding HIT family protein, with amino-acid sequence MAETGGPELVEQAGVGVPDQLARLWTPHRMAYVSGGSGAPKPADPGCPFCHIPSLSDEDGLIVDRGERVYAVLNLYPYNPGHLMVVPYRHIPDYTDLDPAELAEFSEFTRHALTVIRTVSAPHGFNIGINAGAAGGAGIAPHLHQHLVPRWGGDANFMPVIGQTKVLPQLLADTRGLLAAAW; translated from the coding sequence ATGGCTGAGACCGGCGGGCCCGAGCTGGTCGAGCAGGCCGGTGTCGGCGTGCCCGACCAGCTCGCCCGGCTGTGGACGCCGCACCGGATGGCCTACGTCAGCGGCGGTTCCGGGGCGCCCAAGCCGGCCGACCCCGGCTGCCCGTTCTGCCACATCCCGTCGCTGTCCGACGAGGACGGGCTGATCGTGGACCGCGGCGAGCGGGTGTACGCGGTGCTGAACCTGTACCCGTACAACCCGGGCCACCTGATGGTGGTGCCCTACCGGCACATCCCGGACTACACCGACCTGGATCCGGCCGAGCTGGCCGAGTTCAGCGAGTTCACCCGGCACGCCCTCACGGTGATCCGGACGGTCAGCGCCCCGCACGGCTTCAACATCGGCATCAACGCCGGCGCGGCCGGCGGGGCCGGCATCGCCCCGCACCTGCACCAGCACCTGGTGCCTCGGTGGGGCGGCGACGCCAACTTCATGCCCGTCATCGGGCAGACCAAGGTGCTGCCGCAGCTGCTGGCCGACACCCGGGGCCTGCTCGCCGCAGCCTGGTAA
- a CDS encoding sulfate permease: MECAVGAVTAIERAVPGVGMLRTYRPAWLGKDVTAGLVLTALLVPQGMAYAELAGLPPITGLYTTVLCLLGYAAFGPSKVLVLGPDSSLGPMIAATVIPLVTANGDPGKAVAYASMLALMVGAITIAAGAFRLGFIADLLSKPTQVGYMNGLALTIVIGQLPKLFGFSVDGDGLIEEATEFVRGVADGRTVPAALAIGVGSLAVILLLNRFLPRIPGVLVAVVLAIAAVAVFDLAARGVKLVGTLPEGFPPLTIPTVPLTDLGLLFAGALGIALVSLTDTISTASAFAGRRGEDVNGNREMIGIGAANIAAGLFQGFPVSTSGSRTAVAEQNGARSQVTGLVGAGAVTLMLVFFPGLLRNLPQPTLAAIVIAASISLADLPALRRLWRQRKSDFALAMAAFLGVALLGVLPGIAIAVALSVLNVFSRVWRPYRTMLGKVEDLKGYHDIRRYPAADALPGLVLYRFDGPLIFANANTFRDDLRRFAEATPPPRWIVVTAEPITDVDTTAADMLVELDLWLNARGINLVFAEMKDPVKTKIERYELTDTIDPNHFFPTIGSAVRAYRDITGLDWPDRDLPD; this comes from the coding sequence ATGGAGTGTGCCGTGGGCGCCGTCACTGCCATCGAACGCGCCGTCCCCGGCGTCGGGATGTTGCGCACCTACCGGCCGGCCTGGCTGGGCAAGGACGTCACCGCCGGCCTGGTGCTCACCGCGCTGCTGGTGCCGCAGGGCATGGCCTACGCCGAACTGGCTGGGCTGCCGCCGATCACCGGCCTATACACGACCGTGCTGTGCCTGCTCGGGTACGCGGCGTTCGGCCCGTCCAAGGTGCTGGTGCTCGGGCCCGATTCCTCGCTGGGGCCGATGATCGCGGCCACCGTCATCCCGCTGGTCACGGCCAACGGCGACCCCGGCAAGGCGGTGGCCTACGCCTCGATGCTGGCCCTGATGGTCGGCGCGATCACCATCGCCGCGGGCGCCTTCCGGCTCGGCTTCATCGCCGACCTGCTGTCCAAGCCGACGCAGGTCGGGTACATGAACGGCCTGGCCCTGACCATCGTCATCGGGCAGCTCCCCAAGCTGTTCGGCTTCTCGGTGGATGGGGACGGGCTGATCGAGGAGGCGACCGAGTTCGTCCGCGGGGTCGCCGATGGGCGGACCGTGCCGGCCGCGCTGGCCATCGGGGTGGGCTCGCTGGCGGTCATCCTGCTGCTCAACCGGTTCCTGCCGCGCATCCCCGGGGTGCTGGTCGCGGTGGTGCTGGCGATCGCCGCGGTGGCCGTGTTCGACCTGGCCGCGCGCGGGGTCAAGCTCGTCGGCACGCTGCCCGAAGGCTTCCCGCCGCTGACCATCCCGACGGTGCCGCTGACCGATCTGGGGCTGCTGTTCGCCGGGGCACTGGGCATCGCGCTGGTCTCGCTGACCGACACCATCTCCACGGCCAGCGCGTTCGCCGGCCGGCGCGGCGAGGACGTCAACGGCAACCGGGAGATGATCGGCATCGGCGCCGCCAACATCGCGGCCGGCCTGTTCCAGGGGTTCCCGGTGTCCACCAGCGGCTCGCGGACCGCGGTGGCCGAGCAGAACGGGGCCCGCTCGCAGGTCACCGGCCTGGTCGGCGCGGGGGCGGTGACGCTGATGCTGGTGTTCTTCCCCGGGCTGCTGCGCAACCTGCCGCAGCCCACCCTGGCCGCCATCGTCATCGCCGCGTCGATCTCACTGGCCGACCTGCCGGCCCTGCGCCGGCTGTGGCGGCAGCGCAAGTCGGACTTCGCGCTGGCCATGGCCGCGTTCCTGGGGGTGGCACTGCTCGGCGTGCTGCCCGGCATCGCGATCGCCGTGGCCCTGTCGGTGCTCAACGTGTTCAGCCGGGTCTGGCGTCCCTACCGGACCATGCTGGGCAAGGTCGAGGACCTCAAGGGCTACCACGACATCCGGCGCTACCCCGCCGCGGATGCGCTGCCCGGGCTGGTGCTGTACCGGTTCGACGGGCCGCTCATCTTCGCCAACGCCAACACCTTCCGCGACGACCTGCGCCGGTTCGCCGAGGCGACTCCCCCGCCGCGGTGGATCGTGGTGACCGCCGAGCCGATCACCGACGTGGACACCACCGCCGCGGACATGCTGGTCGAGCTGGACCTGTGGCTCAACGCGCGCGGGATCAACCTGGTGTTCGCCGAGATGAAGGACCCCGTGAAGACCAAGATCGAGCGCTACGAGCTGACCGACACGATCGACCCGAACCACTTCTTCCCGACGATCGGGTCGGCCGTGCGCGCGTACCGGGACATAACCGGCCTGGACTGGCCGGACCGCGATCTGCCCGACTGA
- a CDS encoding NAD-dependent epimerase/dehydratase family protein, giving the protein MTATMVIVGAGPVGRHTAQLLAERGDEVVVVTRSGRGPELDGVRRVAADASDAEALTGLTAGARALFNCANPADYTTWDQVWPPLAESLLQAAERTGATLVTASSLYGYGPVDGPMVEGQPDRATDHKGRLRAGMWAQARARHEAGRLHAVEVRGSDYVGEGVGANGHVPRQVPGALAGRAAWMIGRTDVPHTWTDVADMARTLVAVADRPDVWGQVWHAPSNEPRSQRQALTEVLAAAGHGPVPVHGVPAPALRAAGLFSPLMRELAQLSYIFTRPYVMDSAHTQQVLALAPTPWAQVCRRTVTGSSEPARA; this is encoded by the coding sequence ATGACCGCAACGATGGTGATCGTCGGGGCCGGCCCGGTCGGCCGGCACACCGCCCAGCTGCTGGCCGAGCGGGGCGACGAGGTGGTCGTGGTGACCCGTTCCGGCCGTGGGCCGGAGCTCGACGGGGTGCGCCGGGTGGCCGCCGACGCGTCCGACGCCGAAGCGCTGACCGGGCTGACCGCCGGGGCCCGCGCGCTGTTCAACTGCGCCAACCCGGCCGACTACACGACCTGGGACCAGGTCTGGCCGCCGCTGGCCGAGAGCCTGTTGCAGGCGGCCGAGCGCACCGGCGCGACCCTGGTCACCGCGTCCAGCCTCTACGGCTACGGACCGGTTGACGGCCCGATGGTCGAGGGGCAGCCGGACCGGGCGACCGATCACAAGGGGCGGCTGCGGGCCGGCATGTGGGCGCAGGCCAGGGCCCGGCACGAGGCCGGCCGGCTGCACGCCGTGGAGGTCCGCGGGTCGGACTACGTGGGCGAGGGTGTCGGGGCCAACGGGCACGTGCCGCGGCAGGTGCCGGGCGCGCTGGCCGGCCGGGCGGCCTGGATGATCGGCCGGACGGACGTGCCGCACACCTGGACCGACGTGGCCGACATGGCCCGGACCCTGGTCGCGGTGGCCGACCGGCCGGACGTCTGGGGTCAGGTGTGGCACGCGCCCAGCAACGAGCCGCGCAGCCAGCGGCAGGCCCTGACCGAGGTGCTGGCCGCGGCCGGCCACGGGCCGGTTCCGGTGCACGGGGTGCCGGCGCCGGCGCTGCGCGCGGCCGGCCTGTTCTCGCCGCTGATGCGCGAGCTGGCGCAGCTGTCCTACATCTTCACCCGGCCGTACGTCATGGACTCCGCGCACACCCAGCAGGTGCTCGCCCTGGCGCCGACCCCGTGGGCGCAGGTGTGCCGGCGGACGGTCACCGGGTCGTCGGAGCCGGCCCGGGCCTGA
- a CDS encoding SRPBCC family protein — protein MPVITTSVTTDLAPADVLRILTDFGPGRAEAFPNVDQSTLIVHEVGDTWADVTEGNKLGWERERYEWDAQAGTITAVTTDSNLWAAGSRWDYRLTPAGTGTEVQVRLERHAKGLLGHLVGAMIPLLGERTVRSGITRALSAH, from the coding sequence ATGCCTGTCATCACCACCAGCGTGACCACCGACCTCGCCCCGGCCGACGTGCTGCGGATCCTCACCGACTTCGGTCCAGGGCGGGCGGAGGCCTTCCCCAACGTCGACCAGTCGACGCTGATCGTGCACGAGGTCGGTGACACCTGGGCCGACGTCACCGAGGGCAACAAGCTCGGCTGGGAACGCGAACGCTACGAATGGGACGCCCAGGCCGGCACCATCACCGCCGTGACGACCGACTCGAACCTGTGGGCGGCCGGCTCCCGGTGGGACTACCGGCTCACCCCGGCCGGCACCGGCACCGAGGTCCAGGTCCGGCTCGAGCGGCACGCCAAGGGCCTGCTCGGCCACCTGGTCGGCGCGATGATCCCGCTGCTCGGGGAGCGCACCGTGCGTTCCGGCATCACCCGGGCCCTGTCCGCCCACTGA
- a CDS encoding methylglyoxal synthase, which yields MSVITTPIVRRIAMVAHDNKKVDLLRWAEFNRLTLARHELFATGTTGTLLEYELGLRVHRYLSGPLGGDQQIGAKIAEGQIDMLIFFWDPLEPQPHDPDVKALLRLAALWNIPVATNTATADMLISSPLLGGDYRPVRPDLDRPATGDSPLVAALH from the coding sequence ATGAGCGTCATCACCACCCCGATCGTGCGACGGATCGCCATGGTCGCCCACGACAACAAGAAGGTCGACCTGCTGCGCTGGGCCGAGTTCAACCGGCTCACCCTGGCCCGGCACGAGCTGTTCGCCACCGGGACCACCGGCACGCTGCTGGAGTACGAGCTGGGCCTGCGGGTGCACCGGTACCTGTCCGGCCCGCTCGGCGGCGACCAGCAGATCGGCGCCAAGATCGCCGAGGGGCAGATCGACATGCTGATCTTCTTCTGGGACCCGCTCGAGCCGCAGCCGCACGATCCCGACGTCAAGGCGCTGCTCCGGCTGGCCGCCCTGTGGAACATCCCGGTCGCCACCAACACGGCCACCGCGGACATGTTGATCTCCTCCCCGCTGCTGGGCGGCGACTACCGGCCCGTCCGGCCCGACCTGGACCGGCCGGCCACCGGCGACTCGCCCCTGGTCGCGGCCCTGCACTGA